A single region of the Palaemon carinicauda isolate YSFRI2023 chromosome 17, ASM3689809v2, whole genome shotgun sequence genome encodes:
- the LOC137656479 gene encoding hepatitis A virus cellular receptor 1-like: MSHFVLSPFKFIIMISLLPYISPECFIYDYTNFEDIIGTSEFVNMKYEEIPPTYKVGAPPHGTDVGGAFLLGFTRETSMEKVEVTKPTNINITASFWCHSKTTSLFLYSNCKWEAYDFCKENDKGWHEDSWYVECAVPLKDITIEIRGNAKESTQAVGYEYIYICADGATVPPKSTTMQMTTTTSTTTTTTTLPTTSTVKTTTLTSVSTTSTTTTLPTTSAAETTPLTSVSTTSIRFTSPTTSTAKTTTPTSVSTTSTAATSPTTLTAKTTTPTSVSTTSMAATSPTTSTAKTTTPTSVSTTSTAATSPTTLTAKTTTPTSVSTTSMAATSPTTSTAKTTTPTSVSTKSTIATLPTTSTAKTTTHTSSYATSTMSTSTKTPSTSSPTTEYTDRTTPSSERSTDSIPETTTESFTDGGCGESYCILGLTVTQFEIVMVSSLIIFLILVTIILVPFFRGRRRVYVAFIEEAQPRSVEMSRRGPQIPSRSLSTRRRSADVNRGYEVRIPRVTSQHY, from the exons ATGAGTCACTTCGTACTTTCACCTTTCAAGTTCATCATTATGATCTCCTTGCTACCGTACATTTCCCCAGAATGTTTTATTTACGACTACACCAATTTTGAGGACATAATCGGCACTAGTGAGTTCGTTAACATGAAGTATGAGGAAATACCACCTACCTATAAAGTAGGCGCACCTCCCCATGGCACGGATGTAGGTGGCGCTTTTCTTCTCGGATTTACTAGAGAGACCAGCATGGAAAAAGTTGAAGTGACGAAACCGACCAATATCAACATCACAGCATCTTTCTGGTGTCATTCTAAAACTACGTCCCTCTTTCTTTATAGTAACTGTAAATGGGAGGCCTATGATTTTTGCAAAGAGAATGATAAAGGATGGCACGAAGACTCTTGGTATGTGGAGTGTGCTGTACCATTAAAG gatATAACAATAGAGATTCGAGGCAACGCTAAGGAATCAACCCAAGCTGTTGGCTATGAGTATATCTATATTTGCGCAGATGGCGCAACTGTTCCCCCAAAGTCAACAACTATGCAAATGACAACAACTACTTCAACTACAACCACAACAACTACATTACCCACAACTTCGACTGTGAAAACTACAACACTTACTTCTGTGTCTACCACGTCTACAACAACTACGTTGCCTACAACTTCGGCTGCAGAAACTACACCACTTACTTCAGTTTCTACCACGTCTATAAGATTTACATCACCCACAACTTCGACTGCAAAAACTACTACACCCACTTCAGTGTCTACAACATCTACGGCAGCTACATCACCCACAACTTTGACTGCAAAAACTACTACACCCACTTCAGTGTCTACAACATCTATGGCAGCTACATCACCCACAACTTCGACTGCAAAAACTACTACACCCACTTCAGTGTCTACAACATCTACGGCAGCTACATCACCCACAACTTTGACTGCAAAAACTACTACACCCACTTCAGTGTCTACAACATCTATGGCAGCTACATCACCCACAACTTCGACTGCAAAAACTACTACACCCACCTCAGTGTCTACAAAGTCTACAATCGCTACATTGCCCACAACTTCAACTGCAAAAACTACAACACATACATCAAGTTACGCTACATCTACGATGAGTACATCTACCAAAACACCTTCTACTTCAAGTCCAACAACCGAATATACAGACAGAACAACGCCCAGTTCAGAAAGGTCCACAGATTCTATTCCAGAAACGACGACAGAGTCTTTTACAGACGGTGGCTGCGGGGAGTCATATTGCATCCTGGGTTTGACCGTGACCCAGTTCGAGATCGTGATGGTTTCTTCGCTGATAATTTTTCTCATCCTTGTCACAATAATACTAGTTCCCTTCTTTAGAGGACGTAGAAGGGTCTATGTTGCG tttattgAAGAAGCCCAACCCCGCTCTGTTGAGATGAGCCGTCGGGGACCACAAATCCCGTCTCGCTCATTATCCACGAGAAGAAGAAGCGCCGATGTAAACAGAGGATATGAAGTTCGCATCCCAAGAGTGACGTCGCAACATTATTAA